The following coding sequences are from one Novosphingobium sp. KACC 22771 window:
- the rpsF gene encoding 30S ribosomal protein S6, translated as MALYEHVFLARQDLSQAQVDALAATATEIIETNGGKVTKTETWGLKNLAYKIKRNRKAHFVMLNVEAPAGVTAELERQIGINEDIIRFITVRVDELEAGPSVQMRKNDRERSRRREREEA; from the coding sequence GTGGCTCTCTATGAGCACGTGTTCCTGGCTCGCCAGGATCTGAGCCAAGCGCAGGTTGATGCGCTTGCCGCCACCGCCACCGAGATCATTGAAACCAACGGGGGCAAGGTCACCAAGACCGAAACCTGGGGTCTCAAGAACCTCGCCTACAAGATCAAGCGCAACCGCAAGGCTCACTTTGTGATGCTCAACGTTGAAGCCCCCGCCGGCGTCACCGCTGAACTGGAGCGCCAGATCGGCATCAACGAAGACATCATCCGTTTCATCACCGTTCGCGTTGATGAACTGGAAGCTGGTCCCTCGGTCCAGATGCGCAAGAATGATCGCGAGCGCAGCCGTCGCCGCGAACGCGAGGAGGCTTGA
- a CDS encoding aspartate carbamoyltransferase catalytic subunit — MTSANSSSRSRYPAGSLAFPHRGLLGLAGLAPHEILFLLDEAEQWVELNRQPTKRVDHLRGLTIINAFYENSTRTLLSFEIAGKRLGADVVNMSVGQSSVKKGETLIDTAMTLNAMRADAIVIRHASSGAVRLIAEKVDCPVLNAGDGQHEHPTQGLLDALTIKRAKGEFVGLKVVICGDILHSRVARSNILALTALGADVRVCAPPALMPADIERMRVTPYHDFDAALKDADVVMMLRLQNERMTGQFIPSPREYRHLYGLSVDRLARAAGDAIVMHPGPMNRGVEIDSNVADLPGRSLITTQVEMGVAMRMACLEVLTRKAREVPGWAQPREDKGNWA, encoded by the coding sequence ATGACATCAGCAAACTCCTCCAGCCGGAGCCGCTACCCTGCGGGCTCTCTGGCCTTCCCGCACCGTGGGCTGCTCGGTCTTGCCGGCCTTGCCCCGCACGAGATCCTCTTTCTGCTCGACGAGGCGGAGCAATGGGTGGAGCTGAACCGTCAGCCGACCAAGCGGGTGGACCACCTGCGCGGGCTGACCATTATCAACGCCTTTTACGAAAACTCGACGCGCACGCTGCTCTCGTTTGAGATCGCGGGCAAGCGTCTGGGCGCCGATGTGGTCAACATGTCGGTGGGCCAGTCAAGCGTGAAGAAGGGCGAGACGCTGATCGACACGGCCATGACGCTCAACGCCATGCGCGCCGATGCGATTGTGATCCGCCATGCCAGTTCGGGCGCGGTGCGGTTGATTGCGGAAAAGGTCGATTGCCCGGTGCTGAATGCGGGCGATGGCCAGCATGAGCATCCCACGCAAGGTTTGCTGGACGCGCTGACCATCAAGCGCGCTAAGGGTGAGTTTGTCGGCCTGAAAGTCGTGATCTGCGGCGATATTCTGCACAGCCGCGTGGCGCGCTCGAACATTCTGGCGCTGACGGCTCTGGGCGCCGATGTGCGCGTCTGCGCCCCGCCCGCGCTGATGCCCGCCGATATCGAGCGGATGCGCGTGACGCCCTATCATGACTTTGACGCCGCGCTGAAAGACGCCGATGTCGTCATGATGCTGCGCCTGCAAAACGAGCGCATGACCGGCCAGTTCATCCCCTCGCCGCGCGAATATCGCCATCTCTACGGCCTTTCGGTGGATCGTCTGGCGCGGGCAGCCGGGGACGCCATCGTCATGCACCCCGGCCCGATGAACCGGGGGGTGGAAATCGACTCCAACGTGGCCGACCTGCCGGGGCGCAGCCTGATTACAACTCAGGTGGAAATGGGCGTGGCGATGCGGATGGCCTGTCTGGAAGTGTTGACCCGAAAAGCGCGCGAAGTGCCCGGTTGGGCGCAGCCCAGAGAAGACAAAGGAAACTGGGCATGA
- the ybaK gene encoding Cys-tRNA(Pro) deacylase — protein sequence MAKATRATQFLDRAGVTYTLHSYDYDPDADSIGQAAAAALGEPAGRVFKTLMVLADGKPACVIAPSDRDVAMKKAAAALGVKQAVMMKPADAERITGYKIGGISPFGQTRKVPVVLDASAQAWESIYINGGQRGLQVRLAPVDATGALGARQAEIAA from the coding sequence ATGGCCAAGGCGACGCGCGCTACCCAGTTTCTTGATCGCGCAGGCGTGACCTACACGCTGCATAGCTATGATTACGACCCCGATGCCGACAGCATCGGTCAGGCTGCCGCTGCGGCTCTCGGCGAACCGGCGGGGAGGGTGTTCAAGACGCTGATGGTGTTGGCCGATGGCAAACCGGCCTGTGTGATCGCGCCCAGCGATCGCGACGTGGCGATGAAGAAGGCCGCCGCCGCGCTGGGGGTGAAGCAGGCGGTGATGATGAAGCCTGCCGATGCCGAGCGCATCACCGGCTACAAGATCGGCGGCATCAGCCCCTTTGGCCAGACCCGCAAGGTTCCTGTGGTGCTGGATGCCAGCGCACAGGCATGGGAAAGCATCTATATCAACGGGGGGCAGCGCGGGCTTCAGGTCCGTCTGGCCCCCGTTGACGCGACGGGCGCGCTGGGGGCCAGACAGGCCGAAATCGCGGCTTAA
- a CDS encoding dihydroorotase: MKQPALTIINGLIVGREGAPVAGTIRCEDDRIVGIGADVVPQEGDRVEDARGKLIAPGLVDLGVFAIDKPALHFGGITRAALMPDQNPPLDRSSTVRYAAQSGKPDLWVHPLAAATRGLEGSDMAEIALMRDAGAKAVATGRQWIADSGTMLRLLRYCAMLGMTVIAHAEDSGLTGNAVATASEMSTRLGLPSAPVEAEALAVARDIALAEMAGAKLHFRQITTRGALDLIRAAQKRGVAVTAGVTPAHFMLSDTALADFRTFCRFSPPLRREDDRKAVIEAIGDGTISVIASGHDPRGPEDKRLPFADAEPGMAGAETLLPLTMNLVRDEVIDMATAFRLLAANPAGLLGVDAGALEVGLQADIAIIDADRPWIVSSDKMAAAAGNTPFDGQGVQGRALALWKGGLKVG; encoded by the coding sequence ATGAAACAACCGGCTCTGACCATCATCAACGGCCTGATCGTGGGGCGCGAGGGCGCGCCGGTTGCGGGCACGATCCGTTGTGAAGACGACCGTATTGTAGGCATCGGCGCCGATGTTGTGCCGCAGGAAGGCGACCGGGTTGAGGACGCGCGCGGCAAGCTGATCGCGCCGGGCCTGGTCGATCTGGGCGTGTTCGCCATCGACAAGCCCGCGCTGCATTTTGGCGGGATCACGCGCGCGGCGCTGATGCCCGACCAAAACCCGCCGCTCGATCGCTCCTCGACCGTGCGCTATGCGGCGCAGAGCGGGAAGCCTGATCTCTGGGTCCATCCCCTTGCCGCCGCCACACGCGGGCTGGAGGGCAGCGACATGGCCGAAATCGCCCTGATGCGCGATGCGGGCGCCAAGGCTGTGGCCACCGGGCGGCAGTGGATCGCCGATTCGGGCACGATGCTGCGCCTGCTGCGCTATTGCGCGATGCTGGGCATGACCGTGATCGCCCATGCCGAGGACAGCGGCTTGACCGGCAATGCCGTGGCCACTGCCAGCGAGATGTCGACCCGCCTTGGCCTGCCCAGCGCCCCGGTGGAAGCCGAAGCGCTGGCGGTGGCGCGTGATATTGCTCTGGCCGAAATGGCGGGGGCGAAATTGCATTTCCGCCAGATCACCACGCGCGGCGCGCTGGACCTGATCCGGGCGGCGCAAAAGCGCGGCGTGGCGGTGACGGCGGGCGTGACGCCTGCGCATTTCATGCTGTCGGACACGGCTCTGGCCGATTTCCGTACCTTTTGCCGCTTTTCGCCCCCCTTGCGGCGTGAGGATGACCGCAAGGCCGTGATCGAGGCGATTGGCGATGGCACGATCAGCGTGATCGCCAGCGGCCACGATCCGCGCGGGCCGGAAGACAAGCGCCTGCCCTTTGCCGATGCCGAGCCGGGCATGGCGGGGGCTGAAACGCTCTTGCCGCTGACCATGAATCTGGTGCGCGACGAGGTGATCGACATGGCCACAGCTTTCCGCCTGCTGGCCGCGAATCCGGCCGGGTTGCTGGGTGTGGACGCTGGCGCGCTGGAGGTCGGGCTTCAGGCCGATATCGCCATCATCGACGCGGATCGTCCGTGGATCGTCTCCTCGGACAAGATGGCGGCGGCGGCGGGCAACACCCCGTTTGACGGTCAGGGCGTGCAGGGCCGCGCGCTGGCCCTGTGGAAGGGCGGCCTCAAGGTCGGTTAA
- a CDS encoding methyl-accepting chemotaxis protein, producing the protein MISDKARSGSRMVVGAVAFAIVLSAIVVSQIRFGGPISRKYALQDELVADILPPPAYVVEPSLEASLAMLHPEQAGRHLQNLALLEKDYATRKAYWQTAPIPADQFDVLKKSQTYADAFWSAVNQRFAPAARVGDVATMRRVYDDELAPAYAKQHEAILELVKKSADFRAAEHEFDDPLVAGALVVIGGMMALVVGAIVMARRFIDRGIVSPLHATAQAMAGMAQGNYDAQVEGRDRDDEIGIMAQAMEVFRQAGIAQKQAQIEQQQVVDALSGALSHLSAKDLEHRLLDAFPSEYEALRENYNHSVSSLMEAMGTVRVGAGGVMRSVKEIKAAADDLASRNETQAASLEETAASLRAVSDTVQASARTAAVVRAATQDAHRQASDGGDVVAHAVQAMAAIEHSAQQISQIINVIDGIAFQTNLLALNAGVEAARAGEAGRGFAVVASEVRALAQRTADAARDIKSLIQNSSTQVSAGVDLVGRTGERLQGIVAKVSEISVLIEDIAVSSERQATNIRVVNDAVGDMDRMTQQNAAMVEQSTAATHSLAQEAERLAQLVSGFRTRDAAVRNERRDDPVPFRRHSAVQRSRPTPETRQRPSGLARAVGDDWSEF; encoded by the coding sequence ATGATCAGTGACAAGGCTAGAAGCGGCAGCCGTATGGTTGTTGGTGCGGTTGCCTTTGCCATCGTTCTGTCGGCAATTGTTGTATCGCAGATTCGTTTTGGCGGCCCGATTTCCAGAAAATATGCGCTTCAGGACGAATTGGTGGCCGATATTCTGCCGCCTCCTGCCTATGTTGTTGAACCCAGCCTGGAAGCGTCACTGGCGATGCTGCACCCGGAACAGGCTGGGCGGCATCTGCAAAATCTGGCTCTGCTGGAAAAAGACTATGCCACGCGCAAGGCCTATTGGCAGACGGCCCCCATTCCCGCCGATCAGTTTGACGTGCTGAAAAAGAGCCAGACCTATGCCGATGCCTTCTGGAGCGCGGTGAACCAACGTTTTGCCCCGGCGGCGCGCGTGGGCGACGTGGCCACGATGCGGCGGGTCTATGACGATGAACTGGCCCCTGCCTATGCCAAACAGCATGAGGCGATTCTGGAACTGGTCAAAAAGTCGGCTGATTTCCGTGCCGCTGAACATGAATTTGATGACCCATTGGTCGCCGGCGCCTTGGTGGTGATCGGGGGAATGATGGCCTTGGTGGTGGGGGCCATTGTGATGGCGCGGCGCTTTATCGATCGGGGAATCGTCTCGCCGCTCCACGCCACGGCGCAGGCGATGGCCGGCATGGCGCAGGGCAATTATGACGCACAGGTTGAAGGGCGTGATCGCGATGACGAGATCGGCATCATGGCGCAGGCCATGGAGGTTTTTCGTCAGGCCGGGATCGCCCAGAAACAGGCGCAGATCGAGCAGCAGCAGGTGGTCGATGCCTTGAGCGGGGCGCTCAGTCACCTTTCTGCCAAAGACCTGGAGCACCGCCTGCTTGATGCCTTCCCGTCCGAATACGAGGCGCTGCGCGAAAATTACAACCACTCGGTGTCCTCGCTGATGGAGGCGATGGGAACCGTGCGCGTGGGGGCGGGCGGTGTGATGCGTTCGGTCAAGGAAATCAAGGCCGCCGCCGACGATCTGGCAAGCCGGAACGAAACGCAGGCGGCCAGCCTTGAAGAAACCGCCGCCTCGCTGCGCGCCGTATCGGATACGGTTCAGGCCTCCGCCCGCACCGCCGCCGTCGTGCGCGCCGCCACCCAGGATGCCCACCGGCAGGCCAGCGATGGCGGCGATGTTGTGGCCCATGCGGTTCAGGCGATGGCCGCCATCGAACACTCCGCCCAGCAGATCAGCCAGATCATCAATGTAATCGACGGCATCGCGTTTCAAACCAATCTGCTTGCGCTCAATGCGGGGGTTGAAGCTGCGCGGGCGGGCGAGGCGGGGCGCGGCTTTGCTGTCGTGGCCAGTGAGGTCCGCGCCTTGGCGCAGCGGACCGCCGATGCCGCGCGCGACATCAAAAGTCTGATCCAGAATTCCTCGACACAGGTCTCTGCGGGGGTCGATCTGGTTGGCCGCACCGGCGAGCGTTTGCAGGGGATCGTGGCAAAAGTTTCGGAAATCAGCGTTCTGATCGAGGATATCGCGGTCAGTTCCGAGCGTCAGGCCACCAACATCCGCGTGGTCAACGATGCGGTGGGCGATATGGATCGCATGACCCAGCAAAATGCCGCGATGGTCGAGCAATCCACCGCCGCCACCCACAGTCTGGCCCAAGAGGCCGAGAGGCTGGCGCAATTGGTGTCAGGATTTCGTACCCGCGATGCGGCGGTCCGAAATGAACGGAGAGACGACCCGGTGCCTTTCCGCCGTCATTCCGCCGTTCAGCGCTCGCGCCCAACGCCGGAAACACGCCAGCGTCCATCGGGCCTTGCGCGGGCGGTGGGTGATGACTGGAGCGAATTTTAG
- the rpsR gene encoding 30S ribosomal protein S18, with protein MARAFFRRRKSCPFSGKNAPKIDYKDIRLLQGFMSERGKIVPSRITAVSAKKQRELGQAIKRARHLGLLPYLVK; from the coding sequence ATGGCTCGTGCATTTTTCCGTCGTCGCAAGAGCTGCCCCTTCTCGGGCAAGAACGCTCCCAAGATCGACTATAAGGACATCCGCCTGCTTCAGGGCTTCATGTCCGAACGTGGCAAGATCGTTCCCAGCCGCATCACCGCCGTTTCCGCCAAGAAGCAGCGCGAACTGGGCCAGGCGATCAAGCGCGCCCGCCATCTGGGCCTGCTGCCCTACCTCGTGAAGTAA